A part of Chloroflexota bacterium genomic DNA contains:
- the serS gene encoding serine--tRNA ligase, which translates to MLDLNLIREEPEIVREAMVKRQMDPGVVDEVLSLDTKRRDLILQVETMRSERNVVSKEIGRMKDKNSRQVKIDEMRQLGDKIDALDAELSQVDSELSSIMAVLPNIPDPEVPMGVDDKDNIVLRVVGEKPEYDFEPKPHWDLGTDLGIIDFDRGVRLAGSRFYVLSGKGAMLQRALIYWMVGLHIEQGYLEKYPPFMVREEVLYSAGQLPKFKDNLYHDVEEDLWMVPTAEVPLTGLHMGEILEEDQLPMHYTAYTACFRREKMSAGRDVRGIKRGHQFDKVEMYTYCKPENSAEEHEKMLKDAEETLVRLGLTYRVLLQSTGDLSFGSHKTYDLEVWAPGCREWLEVSSISNIGSFQARRAGIRYRPTEGKGTEFVHTLNGSGLGMPRTLIAVLENYQQADGSVVVPEVLQPLMGGLKVIQAD; encoded by the coding sequence ATGCTTGATTTAAACCTGATCCGGGAAGAACCGGAAATCGTCCGAGAAGCAATGGTGAAGCGCCAGATGGATCCAGGGGTAGTTGATGAGGTCCTCTCATTGGACACCAAACGACGCGATCTGATCCTGCAGGTTGAAACCATGCGCTCTGAGAGGAATGTCGTCTCTAAAGAGATCGGCAGGATGAAGGACAAAAACTCGCGTCAGGTCAAAATCGATGAAATGCGCCAATTAGGTGACAAGATCGATGCTTTGGATGCTGAGCTGAGTCAGGTGGATTCTGAGCTGTCTTCAATCATGGCCGTGCTGCCCAATATTCCCGATCCCGAAGTGCCAATGGGCGTGGATGATAAGGATAATATCGTCCTGCGGGTTGTGGGTGAGAAGCCGGAATATGATTTTGAACCCAAACCGCATTGGGACCTGGGCACAGACCTGGGGATCATTGATTTTGATCGCGGGGTCCGGCTAGCCGGTTCACGGTTTTATGTGCTCAGCGGCAAAGGGGCTATGCTCCAGCGGGCGCTGATCTACTGGATGGTGGGTTTGCATATTGAACAGGGCTATTTGGAAAAATATCCGCCTTTCATGGTGCGTGAGGAAGTGCTCTATAGCGCCGGTCAGCTGCCGAAATTTAAGGACAATCTCTATCACGATGTCGAAGAAGACCTCTGGATGGTGCCCACGGCCGAAGTCCCACTGACGGGGCTGCATATGGGCGAGATCCTTGAAGAAGATCAATTACCGATGCACTACACGGCCTATACCGCCTGCTTCCGCCGGGAAAAGATGAGTGCTGGGCGGGATGTGCGCGGCATCAAACGCGGTCACCAGTTCGATAAAGTGGAAATGTATACCTACTGCAAACCGGAAAATTCCGCCGAAGAGCATGAGAAAATGCTCAAGGATGCCGAAGAAACACTCGTCAGGTTGGGATTAACCTACCGGGTGCTGCTCCAATCCACGGGCGATCTCAGTTTCGGCTCGCATAAGACCTATGACCTTGAAGTTTGGGCACCGGGCTGCCGGGAATGGCTGGAAGTGTCGTCCATCTCCAATATAGGTTCGTTCCAGGCCCGCCGGGCTGGGATTCGCTATAGGCCCACGGAGGGGAAGGGCACCGAGTTTGTTCACACCCTCAACGGCTCCGGTTTGGGAATGCCCCGTACGCTGATTGCCGTCCTCGAAAACTACCAACAGGCCGATGGCTCTGTTGTGGTGCCCGAGGTGCTGCAGCCGCTGATGGGTGGGCTGAAGGTCATCCAGGCTGATTAA
- a CDS encoding DUF456 domain-containing protein translates to MSLWAEIPLLTIVILGMLIGFFGLLLVFFPGLTVIWASILVWGIFTLFNFSAGPWTFALTIATFVVITMLMVLGNILDNIFMAGGARSKGASWWAIGLSWVAMILGGIWLTPIGGLAAALVVLFVVEWIRIKDHKKAFDSTSHMAMGCGWAVLSRLAIALVMIGLAVMWYFALYR, encoded by the coding sequence ATGTCCCTTTGGGCTGAAATACCCTTATTAACCATCGTTATCCTGGGGATGCTGATCGGTTTCTTCGGTCTCCTCCTGGTATTTTTCCCCGGGTTGACGGTTATCTGGGCGTCGATCCTTGTATGGGGAATATTTACCCTGTTCAATTTCAGCGCCGGCCCGTGGACCTTTGCGCTGACGATCGCCACATTTGTGGTCATCACGATGTTGATGGTTTTGGGAAACATCCTCGATAACATATTCATGGCAGGCGGCGCCAGAAGCAAGGGCGCTTCCTGGTGGGCGATTGGATTAAGCTGGGTGGCGATGATTTTGGGCGGCATCTGGCTGACGCCGATCGGCGGCCTGGCCGCTGCCCTGGTGGTGCTCTTTGTGGTGGAATGGATCAGGATCAAGGATCATAAGAAAGCCTTCGATTCTACGTCGCACATGGCGATGGGCTGCGGGTGGGCAGTGCTCTCCCGACTAGCCATTGCTCTGGTGATGATCGGCCTGGCGGTGATGTGGTATTTCGCACTTTATAGATGA
- a CDS encoding ferritin codes for MKISKELNFAINAQIGHELLASNIYINMAAYFNGLGLLRLSDMFFKQSEEEREHALKFIHYLLDVEGDVAVPALDEPRTKYDSVKQAFEKALEWEKEVSRNINNLMSIAIKENDYASQDFLRWFVTEQVEEEATMSHLVLLAEGLGDRSVFMLESFLPSE; via the coding sequence ATGAAAATCAGTAAAGAACTTAATTTCGCAATCAATGCACAAATTGGCCACGAATTGCTGGCTTCAAACATCTACATCAACATGGCTGCCTATTTTAATGGATTGGGACTTCTGAGACTTTCGGATATGTTCTTCAAGCAATCTGAGGAAGAACGCGAACATGCCCTCAAGTTCATCCATTACCTGCTGGATGTTGAAGGTGACGTAGCTGTCCCTGCTCTCGATGAACCCAGGACCAAATATGACAGTGTGAAACAAGCTTTTGAAAAGGCCCTCGAATGGGAAAAAGAAGTCAGCCGCAATATCAATAACTTGATGTCCATTGCCATCAAGGAAAATGACTACGCCTCACAGGACTTCCTGCGCTGGTTCGTCACCGAACAGGTTGAGGAAGAAGCCACCATGAGCCACCTGGTTCTGCTGGCTGAAGGCCTCGGCGACCGGTCCGTATTCATGCTGGAAAGCTTTCTCCCCAGCGAGTAA
- a CDS encoding histidine phosphatase family protein, with translation MNRIILLRHGENPANITKEFSYKKIDYPLTEKGVIQAQQTAAALVGRGIQAIYTSPLIRAQQTAAIVGEVLGLTPFVEEAFREFNVGTLEDVPPSDETWDQYHRVIHAWMEGRAEVSFPGGENRTHLWYRYQKGLRKVIQAHPDRTVLIAGHGGIFTSTLPTLCPGIHIRDLFKHENHNASLTEVDVEIQGDQLIGHLISWANTDHLTGKAAQLVSGTPHRGELSNK, from the coding sequence ATGAACCGGATCATCCTCCTCCGTCATGGCGAAAACCCGGCAAACATCACCAAAGAATTCTCCTACAAGAAAATTGATTATCCTCTGACCGAAAAGGGTGTTATCCAGGCCCAACAGACAGCCGCGGCCCTGGTCGGCCGGGGTATTCAGGCCATCTACACCTCGCCGCTGATCCGCGCCCAACAGACCGCTGCCATCGTGGGAGAAGTGCTGGGACTCACCCCATTTGTGGAAGAGGCCTTTCGTGAATTCAATGTCGGCACGCTTGAAGATGTCCCTCCCAGTGATGAAACCTGGGACCAATATCACCGCGTGATCCATGCCTGGATGGAAGGCCGGGCAGAAGTGAGCTTTCCTGGCGGAGAAAATCGCACTCACCTCTGGTACCGGTATCAAAAAGGTCTGCGTAAGGTTATTCAGGCTCACCCAGACCGAACCGTGCTGATCGCCGGACATGGCGGCATTTTTACTTCAACCCTGCCCACCCTCTGCCCTGGCATCCATATCCGTGATCTATTCAAACACGAAAACCATAATGCATCATTGACTGAGGTTGATGTTGAAATCCAAGGGGATCAACTCATCGGGCATCTGATCAGCTGGGCAAACACCGATCACCTCACAGGCAAAGCTGCCCAACTCGTCTCCGGCACCCCCCATCGGGGTGAATTATCCAATAAATAA
- the rlmB gene encoding 23S rRNA (guanosine(2251)-2'-O)-methyltransferase RlmB produces MSEWITGRNPAFEVLRSKRRQVNRLWLAQGIKPQGHLEDIVNLARSRKIPIEVVKRNNLDGIDPHHQGLALEVGGYPYSDLEAIIHRAESRYQPIFVLILDLIQDPQNLGTLLRSAEAFGVHGVILPTARAASVTPAVVNASSGATEMLLIAQHNIAQAMDRLKEAGGWMVGLEGSPEAQPPQRLKLDGGIGLVIGNEGQGLRRLVREKCDLLMKLPMQGQIDSLNAAVAGSIALFLARQARS; encoded by the coding sequence ATGAGTGAATGGATCACCGGCCGCAACCCGGCCTTCGAAGTCCTGCGTTCCAAAAGGCGTCAGGTTAACCGTCTCTGGCTGGCTCAGGGGATCAAACCCCAGGGGCATCTGGAAGATATCGTCAACCTGGCCCGCAGCCGTAAAATTCCGATTGAAGTCGTCAAACGCAATAATCTGGATGGGATTGACCCGCATCACCAGGGCCTGGCTCTGGAAGTCGGCGGCTATCCCTATTCAGACCTGGAAGCAATTATCCACCGTGCCGAATCACGTTATCAACCCATCTTCGTTCTGATCCTGGATCTGATCCAGGACCCCCAGAACCTGGGAACCCTTTTGCGCAGCGCAGAAGCCTTTGGCGTGCATGGTGTGATCCTGCCAACCGCCCGCGCGGCCTCTGTCACCCCTGCGGTGGTCAACGCCTCCTCAGGAGCCACAGAGATGCTGCTAATCGCCCAACATAACATCGCACAAGCCATGGACCGCCTGAAGGAAGCTGGCGGCTGGATGGTGGGCCTGGAAGGCAGCCCTGAAGCTCAGCCTCCCCAAAGGCTCAAACTGGATGGCGGGATTGGTCTGGTGATCGGCAATGAAGGCCAGGGCCTAAGGCGTTTGGTTCGCGAGAAATGCGACCTGCTGATGAAACTCCCCATGCAGGGGCAGATCGATTCGCTCAATGCGGCGGTCGCCGGGTCCATTGCACTGTTCCTCGCCCGTCAAGCCAGGAGCTGA
- a CDS encoding cysteine--tRNA ligase, with protein MSLRVYNTLTRDKSAFETIEPRKVRMYVCGVTVYDSAHVGHAMSALVFDIVRRYLTYKGYDVHYVMNFTDVDDKIINRANQLGIDPHDLAEKYITEYQQNLADLNILPPTETPRATNEIKQIIDMVARLLENDSAYVADGDVYFRVESDKDYGKLSGRKLDEMNAGARIRVDDRKENPMDFAIWKSAKPGEPAWDSPWGKGRPGWHIECSAMNLEHLGPQIDIHGGGNDLIFPHHENEIAQTEAITGKPFARYWMHNGMLQLKGEKMSKSLGNLISINDFLSDHPGDVMRLIVLSSNYRSPLTFTDEVIEANQKALDRLLSALKPALPNASGTSPEVLETLTEQVAATEKGFTESMDDDFNSAGALGQLFDLVRAINQTRAENATDEALAPAQDTFKKLTGVLGLQLKTPEAASTHADSFIDLLVSLRQDLRKNKNYDLADKVRLELAELGVVIEDTAQGSSWHWE; from the coding sequence ATGTCTTTACGAGTATATAACACCCTGACCCGGGACAAGTCCGCGTTTGAGACCATTGAACCTCGCAAAGTCCGCATGTATGTCTGCGGCGTCACTGTCTATGACAGCGCCCATGTCGGGCATGCCATGTCCGCCCTGGTTTTTGATATCGTTCGGCGCTATCTAACCTACAAAGGCTATGATGTCCATTACGTGATGAATTTCACCGATGTGGACGATAAAATCATCAACCGCGCTAACCAGCTTGGCATTGATCCCCATGACCTGGCTGAAAAGTACATCACCGAATACCAGCAGAACCTTGCTGACCTGAACATCCTCCCCCCAACCGAGACCCCCCGGGCGACCAATGAGATCAAACAGATCATCGACATGGTAGCCCGTCTATTGGAAAATGATTCTGCTTATGTTGCCGATGGCGATGTGTATTTCCGAGTTGAAAGCGACAAGGACTATGGCAAGCTCTCCGGCCGCAAGCTGGACGAGATGAATGCCGGTGCCCGCATCCGGGTGGATGACCGCAAGGAAAATCCCATGGATTTCGCCATTTGGAAATCCGCCAAACCCGGCGAACCCGCCTGGGACAGCCCCTGGGGTAAAGGACGTCCCGGCTGGCATATTGAGTGCTCTGCCATGAACCTGGAACACCTCGGCCCGCAGATCGACATCCACGGCGGTGGGAACGACCTGATCTTCCCCCACCATGAAAATGAAATTGCCCAAACCGAAGCAATCACTGGCAAACCCTTCGCCCGTTACTGGATGCATAACGGTATGCTCCAGCTCAAGGGCGAGAAAATGTCCAAATCCCTAGGCAATTTGATCTCGATTAATGACTTCCTGAGTGACCATCCGGGCGACGTCATGCGATTGATCGTCCTCAGTTCCAATTACCGAAGCCCCCTCACCTTCACTGATGAGGTAATTGAAGCCAATCAGAAAGCACTGGATAGGCTACTCTCAGCACTCAAACCCGCCCTGCCCAATGCCTCCGGAACATCTCCCGAGGTCCTTGAGACCCTTACAGAGCAGGTGGCGGCCACAGAGAAGGGTTTCACCGAGTCAATGGATGATGATTTCAACAGCGCCGGTGCGCTGGGCCAGCTCTTTGACCTCGTCCGGGCCATTAACCAGACCCGTGCTGAAAATGCCACCGATGAGGCATTAGCCCCCGCCCAGGATACCTTCAAGAAACTAACCGGCGTCCTCGGTTTGCAGCTAAAAACACCCGAAGCCGCTTCAACCCATGCCGACTCGTTCATTGACCTCTTGGTTTCTCTTCGTCAGGACCTGCGCAAGAACAAGAACTATGACCTGGCGGACAAGGTCCGGCTCGAACTGGCTGAACTTGGTGTGGTGATCGAAGATACCGCCCAGGGCTCATCCTGGCATTGGGAATAG
- a CDS encoding TRAM domain-containing protein, producing the protein MSLELIVRLIGLVVFGIIGVFLGEPLGSLIQEIWTASQISTTVYQVVTTLLVGLLGFLIAPWISIKPISAIHKYLSKVSVQTLVFGLIGLIVGAITAALLAYPISLLPAPLGNILPFVALLLFGYLGIVIFVARQKDLQNIFKSLGKGGARGGDKSEESGLKDSQRILVDTSAIIDGRIADIARTGFIPGRLLIPRFVLNELQYVSDSADNLRRQRGRRGMEVLSELQKDPAIPVTITDIDVEGVREVDERLIVLARQMSCPILTNDYNLNRVAELQGVSILNINELANAVKAILLPGESLEMKIIQEGKEYGQGVGYMEDGTMVVVENGHKYIGKSIQITVTKVLQTAAGRMIFAKPEQE; encoded by the coding sequence ATGTCGTTAGAACTTATTGTCCGCCTTATCGGACTCGTTGTTTTTGGTATCATTGGCGTTTTTTTGGGGGAACCTCTGGGGAGCCTTATTCAAGAAATTTGGACCGCAAGTCAGATTTCCACCACCGTCTATCAAGTCGTTACTACATTGCTTGTTGGCCTTCTCGGTTTTCTGATCGCTCCGTGGATATCCATTAAGCCCATATCCGCAATTCATAAGTATTTGAGCAAAGTTTCCGTTCAAACACTCGTTTTCGGTTTAATTGGCCTGATTGTCGGCGCTATCACAGCGGCCCTGCTGGCCTATCCGATCTCCCTCCTACCGGCTCCACTGGGTAACATTCTGCCTTTCGTAGCGCTGCTGCTATTTGGCTATCTGGGCATCGTGATCTTCGTTGCCCGCCAAAAAGACCTCCAGAATATTTTCAAATCGCTGGGTAAAGGTGGTGCCCGTGGGGGTGATAAATCTGAAGAAAGCGGCCTGAAAGATAGCCAGCGGATCCTCGTTGATACCAGCGCCATCATTGACGGCCGGATCGCCGACATCGCCCGCACCGGGTTCATCCCCGGACGGCTGCTGATCCCCCGTTTCGTGCTGAACGAACTTCAATATGTGAGTGACTCCGCCGACAACCTGCGCCGCCAACGCGGTCGCCGCGGCATGGAAGTGCTCTCTGAGCTGCAAAAAGATCCCGCCATCCCCGTGACCATCACAGATATTGATGTCGAAGGCGTCCGAGAAGTAGATGAACGCCTGATCGTGCTGGCCCGCCAGATGAGCTGTCCGATCCTGACCAATGACTATAACCTCAACCGTGTGGCTGAGCTGCAAGGCGTCTCCATCCTCAACATCAACGAACTGGCCAACGCTGTAAAAGCGATCCTCCTGCCGGGTGAATCCCTGGAAATGAAGATCATCCAGGAAGGTAAGGAATATGGTCAGGGCGTTGGTTACATGGAAGATGGTACGATGGTGGTTGTGGAAAACGGCCACAAGTACATCGGCAAGAGCATCCAAATCACCGTGACCAAAGTCCTCCAGACTGCCGCCGGTCGGATGATCTTTGCAAAGCCGGAACAAGAATAA
- a CDS encoding DUF2690 domain-containing protein: MVVLMLLLVGSPVSGVDASDEAKDLYTCTYSGCTGWYAPSQGCDSDARNVASIYIRIPSTVALNELRYSPTCHSYWARTVLSASYYYVGTTVDGPTDYSEASPAPLSSGQSIYTRMVTSASSTRACGNVDDDSVVGIPVYSWCTNYHINN; the protein is encoded by the coding sequence ATGGTTGTATTGATGCTGCTCCTTGTAGGAAGCCCAGTATCAGGTGTTGATGCTTCAGACGAAGCCAAAGACCTGTACACATGTACGTATTCCGGTTGTACGGGGTGGTACGCACCAAGCCAGGGCTGTGATAGTGATGCAAGAAATGTCGCATCGATTTATATTCGCATTCCCAGCACAGTTGCTCTAAATGAGTTAAGGTATTCACCGACCTGTCACTCATATTGGGCTAGGACAGTTTTATCCGCGTCCTACTATTATGTGGGTACGACGGTAGATGGTCCTACTGATTATAGCGAAGCTTCACCAGCGCCATTGTCGTCTGGGCAATCAATTTACACAAGAATGGTGACTTCTGCGTCTTCCACAAGGGCTTGTGGGAATGTTGATGATGATAGCGTTGTTGGCATTCCTGTGTATAGTTGGTGCACAAACTACCACATCAATAATTAA
- a CDS encoding serine/threonine-protein kinase, giving the protein MDLQPETILHERYRVIEKLGQGGMGAVFLAWDQTLEMQVAIKSNFNPAPESVDQFLKEARLLAALRHQNLPRVIDYFVIDNEQFLVMDYIPGEDLGKRLKAEGAQKLDDVLRWSAQLSSALAYMHVQNPPVIHRDIKPANIKLTPDGEVILVDFGIAKAAAAQSQTATGAAGYTPGYAPPEQYGQGHTGPYSDQFSLAATVYALLTQAKPADSIARVLGKETLVPIRQMDPEIPQNIADAILKALALKPEDRFESVTAFQNALKDPNFSLLDAERQQISSVIAPTAVSEPTRVVSKPTDPTVMKGPEKSKQKKGKKIGWIIGIVGGLGVICLAAAALLLFVIPQSPIYLLDGGAAPTATETVQVAVSTEIMEALETEVVLAPTEAATEEPTATVTVTPTATEALEAVGGSGLIVFASDRGEGDTIQIWTMEVLRNPEGDVVTGVLTQLTFDEGDKDQPVWSPDGTQIAYVAPGGLNYGLDIWVMDSDGSNPMNITQHAGDELDPVWLPDGSRIAFTHHLRDAGNTPIYALTWIRPDGSGRERLSTDFVEWDPTFTPDGRFMIYVISASSHDYLYFRSAVDDFDSPRGLDLRALFGEFGEVSDPVWAPQGSQFAYVRHNGPNEVIVLVTYTQLEVNGLHQPKEYVLTDTNVDTDPVWSADAHWLAFTSERDGNLEIYLMPTTGRPQINLSRSPGVDRSPDWLPLP; this is encoded by the coding sequence ATGGACCTTCAGCCTGAGACAATTTTGCATGAACGTTACCGAGTGATCGAAAAGCTGGGGCAGGGCGGCATGGGGGCCGTTTTCCTGGCCTGGGACCAGACGCTGGAAATGCAGGTGGCGATCAAGAGCAACTTCAACCCGGCACCGGAGAGTGTGGATCAATTCCTCAAGGAAGCCCGTTTACTGGCCGCACTGCGTCATCAAAACCTGCCAAGGGTGATCGATTATTTTGTGATTGATAACGAACAATTCCTGGTGATGGACTACATCCCCGGGGAAGATCTGGGAAAGCGGCTGAAGGCGGAGGGGGCTCAAAAATTGGATGACGTCCTGCGTTGGTCAGCCCAACTTTCATCCGCCCTGGCCTATATGCATGTCCAGAACCCGCCGGTGATCCATCGTGATATCAAACCCGCCAATATCAAACTGACCCCGGATGGAGAGGTAATCCTGGTGGATTTTGGGATTGCCAAAGCCGCCGCTGCGCAGTCCCAGACAGCCACCGGCGCGGCGGGTTACACGCCCGGCTATGCGCCGCCGGAACAGTATGGTCAGGGACATACCGGACCTTATTCTGACCAGTTTTCGCTCGCTGCCACCGTTTATGCCCTGCTGACCCAGGCGAAACCGGCTGATAGCATTGCGCGGGTGCTGGGAAAGGAGACTCTCGTCCCAATCCGGCAGATGGACCCTGAAATTCCTCAAAATATTGCCGATGCGATCCTTAAAGCCCTGGCGCTCAAGCCGGAGGACCGTTTTGAATCAGTCACAGCCTTCCAGAATGCGCTGAAAGACCCAAATTTTAGCCTTTTGGATGCTGAGCGCCAACAGATCAGTTCGGTGATTGCGCCTACTGCGGTTTCAGAGCCCACCCGGGTGGTGAGCAAGCCCACCGATCCGACTGTGATGAAGGGGCCGGAGAAGAGTAAGCAGAAAAAAGGCAAGAAAATTGGCTGGATCATTGGCATTGTTGGCGGATTGGGGGTGATCTGCCTGGCTGCGGCTGCTTTACTGCTGTTTGTCATTCCGCAGAGCCCGATCTATCTACTGGACGGGGGAGCTGCGCCCACAGCGACTGAAACTGTACAGGTTGCGGTGTCCACAGAGATAATGGAGGCACTTGAGACGGAGGTCGTCTTAGCACCCACTGAGGCGGCGACTGAAGAACCGACCGCGACGGTCACCGTTACGCCAACGGCTACTGAAGCCCTGGAAGCGGTTGGTGGGAGCGGGTTGATCGTGTTTGCCTCGGACCGTGGGGAGGGTGATACCATCCAGATTTGGACGATGGAAGTCCTGCGCAACCCGGAGGGCGATGTCGTCACCGGTGTTCTGACCCAACTGACATTTGATGAAGGGGACAAGGACCAGCCGGTGTGGTCACCGGATGGAACACAGATTGCCTATGTCGCGCCGGGTGGATTAAATTACGGTCTTGATATCTGGGTGATGGATTCGGATGGAAGCAACCCTATGAACATCACACAGCATGCCGGGGATGAATTAGACCCGGTCTGGCTGCCGGATGGCTCCCGGATTGCCTTTACCCACCACCTGCGAGATGCCGGTAACACGCCTATCTATGCGCTGACCTGGATCAGACCGGATGGCAGCGGTCGGGAGCGTCTCAGCACCGACTTTGTGGAATGGGACCCGACCTTTACGCCGGATGGACGCTTCATGATCTATGTGATCTCCGCTTCATCTCATGATTACCTATATTTTCGCTCTGCTGTGGATGATTTCGACTCGCCAAGGGGGCTGGACTTACGGGCGTTATTTGGTGAATTTGGAGAAGTCTCCGACCCGGTTTGGGCGCCGCAGGGTAGTCAGTTTGCCTATGTGCGGCATAATGGGCCGAATGAGGTGATCGTGCTGGTGACCTATACTCAACTGGAAGTGAATGGACTGCACCAGCCGAAGGAATATGTGCTGACCGACACCAATGTGGATACAGATCCGGTCTGGTCAGCAGATGCCCATTGGCTGGCATTTACATCTGAACGGGATGGCAACCTGGAAATATACCTGATGCCCACTACCGGGCGACCGCAAATCAACTTGTCGCGGAGCCCAGGGGTGGATCGCTCGCCGGATTGGCTACCGTTGCCCTGA
- a CDS encoding EutN/CcmL family microcompartment protein, with protein MIIAKVVGTVVTTISHPHYKNRRLLVVQPLVAEDQEANGDFIALDNTHAGIGDTVLINREGGGARQVLNNPDACIISVIIGIIDSVEIA; from the coding sequence ATGATCATTGCTAAAGTTGTAGGTACAGTGGTGACGACAATCAGTCACCCCCATTACAAAAACAGACGCCTTTTGGTCGTCCAGCCCCTGGTGGCGGAAGATCAGGAAGCCAACGGTGATTTCATCGCCCTGGATAATACCCATGCAGGGATCGGCGACACCGTCCTGATCAACCGTGAAGGGGGTGGCGCCCGACAGGTGCTCAATAATCCGGATGCCTGTATTATCTCAGTGATTATCGGTATCATCGACTCCGTTGAAATCGCTTGA
- a CDS encoding EutN/CcmL family microcompartment protein → MLFGRVHGTAVCTIKYPGTEGVKLLVVQPLDKHLKPIGGLQVAADVVQAGIGDLCVMVRSREAALSMRDVKFVPVDLSLVGIVDELEVKSDEDFVFNLPSGDTKFT, encoded by the coding sequence ATGCTCTTCGGTCGTGTCCACGGCACAGCCGTCTGCACCATCAAATATCCCGGCACAGAAGGCGTCAAGCTGCTGGTTGTCCAGCCCCTGGATAAGCATCTCAAGCCCATAGGCGGCTTGCAGGTTGCTGCCGATGTGGTCCAGGCCGGTATAGGCGATTTGTGTGTGATGGTACGTTCCCGCGAGGCTGCCCTCTCCATGCGGGATGTCAAGTTCGTCCCCGTTGACCTGTCCCTGGTCGGCATTGTGGATGAGCTGGAAGTCAAATCTGATGAGGATTTCGTCTTCAACCTCCCCTCCGGCGATACAAAGTTTACCTAG
- the eutJ gene encoding ethanolamine utilization protein EutJ, producing the protein MLSRAEAVIWAGSNGHSPTEPISFASPLRVGVDLGTAYTVLAVLDENGVPLAGEYQFAQVVRDGLVVDFIGAVDILRAMKRRVEARLGVELTHAASGYPPGVPLAEVRATANVVQAAGMDCPELIDEPSAANHVLGIQDGVIVDVGGGTTGVALIEDGKVAFTADEPTGGTHLSLVIAGASNISFEDAEELKKDPAQQSRLFPMVRPVMEKMGTIVARHIRGTNAKSITLVGGTTLFPGIARVIEDVTGLPTQITPSPLFVTPVGIAMHDQQGLQDY; encoded by the coding sequence ATTCTTTCACGCGCAGAAGCGGTGATCTGGGCCGGGTCAAATGGGCATTCACCCACTGAACCCATCTCTTTCGCAAGCCCGCTTCGGGTAGGTGTGGACCTCGGGACAGCCTATACCGTCCTAGCCGTTCTGGATGAAAATGGCGTTCCCCTTGCCGGGGAATACCAATTCGCACAGGTGGTTCGGGATGGGCTGGTGGTAGATTTCATAGGTGCTGTCGATATCCTTCGAGCAATGAAAAGAAGGGTGGAGGCACGATTGGGTGTTGAACTCACCCATGCCGCCAGCGGTTACCCCCCAGGCGTTCCCCTCGCAGAAGTGCGAGCCACCGCCAATGTCGTGCAAGCAGCCGGGATGGATTGCCCGGAACTGATAGATGAACCTTCGGCTGCCAACCACGTCCTCGGAATTCAGGACGGCGTTATTGTTGATGTCGGCGGTGGCACTACCGGTGTAGCGCTGATCGAAGACGGAAAAGTGGCTTTTACAGCCGATGAGCCCACAGGCGGAACGCACCTCTCTTTGGTGATCGCCGGGGCATCTAATATCAGCTTTGAAGATGCGGAGGAACTAAAAAAGGACCCCGCCCAACAAAGCAGACTTTTCCCAATGGTCCGTCCGGTCATGGAAAAGATGGGGACCATCGTCGCCAGGCATATCCGCGGCACCAACGCTAAGTCCATCACATTAGTGGGCGGGACTACCCTCTTCCCAGGCATCGCCAGGGTCATCGAGGACGTCACCGGCCTCCCCACTCAGATAACCCCCAGTCCGTTATTTGTAACCCCGGTAGGCATTGCAATGCATGACCAGCAAGGGTTACAGGATTACTAA
- a CDS encoding BMC domain-containing protein: MALDSKLIALGMVETKGLVGAIEAADAMVKSANVVLIGSEYVGGGFVTVMVRGDVGAVKAATDSGAAAAKRVGELVSVHVIPRPHEDVEMILPQNTKGSIGGRATAEKK; this comes from the coding sequence ATGGCTTTAGATTCAAAATTAATTGCACTGGGTATGGTTGAGACCAAGGGTCTGGTTGGCGCTATCGAAGCCGCCGATGCTATGGTTAAATCAGCTAACGTGGTCCTGATCGGGTCCGAATACGTTGGCGGCGGTTTTGTGACCGTTATGGTGCGCGGTGATGTTGGCGCTGTCAAGGCTGCCACCGATTCCGGCGCCGCTGCTGCCAAGCGTGTTGGTGAACTGGTTTCCGTCCATGTCATCCCCAGACCGCATGAAGATGTCGAAATGATTCTGCCCCAGAACACCAAGGGTAGTATCGGCGGCCGTGCCACAGCAGAGAAGAAATAA